A single region of the Brassica rapa cultivar Chiifu-401-42 chromosome A03, CAAS_Brap_v3.01, whole genome shotgun sequence genome encodes:
- the LOC103855718 gene encoding embryo-specific protein ATS3B: MSRSSRMASLQLLTLLFFFFFTVSKSIDVSKPHAAESFDINLIQNFGSCRYTVIIRTSCSSPRYTRDQISLSFGDGYRNQVYAPRLDDPGSRAFERCSSDTYEINGPCVRQICYVYVHRSGPDGWVPESVQIFSHSSKAVTFTFNTHVPESIWFGHNYCNTI, translated from the exons ATGTCAAGAAGTTCAAGAATGGCGTCTTTGCAACTCCTCACActcctctttttcttcttcttcactgttTCAAAATCCATCGATGTCTCGAAGCCTCATGCAGCAGAATCATTTGATATCAATCTCATTCAG AATTTCGGAAGCTGTAGGTACACAGTGATCATCAGGACGAGTTGTTCCTCACCTAGGTACACGAGAGACCAGATCAGCCTCTCTTTCGGGGATGGCTACAGAAATCAG GTATACGCACCTAGGCTTGACGACCCAGGGTCGAGAGCATTTGAGCGATGTTCATCAGATACATATGAGATAAATGGACCATGTGTACGCCAGATCTGCTACGTATATGTTCACAGGTCTGGTCCAGATGGTTGGGTTCCAGAGAGTGTTCAAATATTCAGTCATAGCTCCAAAGCAGTCACTTTCACTTTCAACACGCATGTCCCTGAAAGCATATGGTTTGGTCATAATTACTGCAACACCATCTAA